Part of the Candidatus Auribacterota bacterium genome is shown below.
CCGCCTGACGGCCTGGATGCCCGATGAAGAGCTGGAGCGCCGCCGCCGCGAAGAGGAGAGCAGGCTCACCATCAGATACGTCCTCGATGGGATCGGAGAGGCCGAGAAGGGCGTTACGGTCGGCGATGAAGAAATAAAAAAATATTATGATGCCCATATGGGAGAATTCAAATTGCCGCCCACGGTGAGCGCACGCTACCTCCTCATCCCCTCCGGCAGCGCCGGGGAGAAAGCCGCCGTGACCGAGGAGCAGATCACGCAGTACTACAACGATCACCCCCGTGAGTTCGCGCACGAGAAGCGCGTCAGGGCGCGCCACATCCTGCTCAAGATAGAAGGGAAGGACAGGGATACGGCGGAAGCGGCCGCGCGGAAGCTGGCGGATGAGATCAGCGCGAACCTCAAGAAGGGGACGGACTTCGCCGCGCTCGCCCGTAAATATTCACAGGATGAAAAGACAAAGAAAAAGGGCGGAGACCTCGGCTACGTGGAGTCACGTGAGATGCCCAAGGCGTTCTCGGACAAGGCATTCGCCATGAAGGAGGGGGAGACCAGCGACGTCGTCAAAACCCCTATGGGATTCCACATCATCAAAGTAGAAGGCATCCAGGAGGCGGGGACAAAGCCGCTTGATGAGGTCAAAGGAGATATCAAGGCACTTTTGGAACGAGATCAGAAGGAACGCGCACAGGAAGAGACAAAGCGCGCGGCGTACGCCCGGGCAGTGGATATCTCGCTCGCGCTCGTTGACAATCCCAAATTAGATGACCTCGCAAAGAAATATTCACTCGAAATCAAGGAGACGGGGCCTTTCACTGAAAACGGCACGGCGAAGGGAATCCCGGCCGGAGGAGAATTCGCCAGGGCGGCATTCAAAACAGATATTGGTTCATTCAGCGACATAGTCGAAATCCCCGATAAGGGCTACTGCATCATCGTCCCGAAAGAGAAAACGGAGGAAAAAACCCAGCCATTCGAGGAGGCGCGCGCGGAAATCGCCAAGAAGCTCAGGGAGCAGAAGGCAAAGGCCAAGGCCAACGAACTCGCCGCTGCGCAGCGTGCGCAGGTCGAAAAGCGGATGAAGGACGAAAAGCTCGACTTCGCCTCCGCCTGCAAGGCCCTCTCGATAAAGGCCGAGGAGAGCACATCGTTCACGCCGAGAGGATTCATCCCCGGAATCGGATTTGAGCCACAGCTCTGCGCCGCCGCTTCCAAACTAAAGGTGGGGGAACTCAGCGCGGTCTTTGATATCGCAAAGGGGAGCTGCTTCTTCTCACTGATGAAACGGGAGGAGCCCCCCGCCCAAGATAAGACTCTGGGAGCCGAGGGGTTCGCCCGGCGCGCCATGAACAGGGAAGGGGGCAAAATTGTGGGTGAGTGGAGCAAGTGGGTCCACGATCAGGCCAAGATGGTTGACTACACCTCGGCGGCTGCCCGATCGTCTGAGAAACCCGAAGAGTCTGAAGAGTAACCGAGGGCGAGCATCTCCTCCCGAATCTAACTTCAACAGAATAAACAAATTAACTTATAACCACAGATAAACACAGATGTGAAAATGGTTATTGGTTTCTAACCTGATCTATTCACCAACCGCTGATAGTGTGGCTACCTGCTTTTAACGTTTTCTATCCACGGATTACACTGATTGTAAACACAGCAAAAGGTTGAAAGTATAAAGTTCAAAGTGTAAGTGCATCCTTTTGCTTTCAGCTTTAAGCTTCAGGCTGTTTTTACATCCGTGGAAATCAGTGAAATCAGTGGATGCAACCTTATTTTACTAGAATCCGCTCAATCCCTGCCTACCGGCAGGCAGGCGCAGACTCCGCGGTTACTTACTGCTTGTTATGGGCCACCGTACTAATTACCTGTCTTCGGTGCCGGCGTGGCAACCTCTTCCTTGGAAACCGTCCTCGTCACGCGGTCAACGAAGAACGCGCTCCGCAATCCCTTGGGCGTCTCCTTCACCCTGATCCTGCCATAGATCTGTACCTTGGCCCCGAGCGGAACGCTCTTGAAACCCTCAGCGTTCGACTCGCTCTTCGAAACATAGCAGGGCATCTGCATCCCTTTCACGGCGAACTTGATCACTTTCTCAGGCGTCAGGCCCGCGGCCTTCTCGCCCTCGCTGAAATTCTCATCGAAGCCGCCGTACGCCCCCTCGAACCAGATCGACCGTTCAACGAGTTTCTCCGGCTCACCCGTGATCGCTTCGGGAGAGACCTGCTGGTAGTGTTCCTCCGCGAGGTTCTTCCCCTCGGCGAACATATCCTCGGGAGAATCTTGCCTCCCCCATCCTTTTTCAATCTTTATGACGTTGAAGTAATACTCGCTCTGTAGCGGCCCGTAGACATACACTCGCTCCTCCCACGACCTCCCGCCGGTATACTTTCCGCGCACCGTCTCCATCGTCCGCTTCTCGTAGACCTTCTGGAGATTGCCTGTAATCCTGATGAGCTCACCCCTCATGCACCCCCCCAGCGCGTCTTCAAGCGATGGGCTCCTCGGGGCGATGCAGGGATAGGGGCATTGCCCGAGCTTGAATTTAAGGTATCGGTCGGGCGTGAGATAGTTCTGGATCTCGATTCGGCTGAATGGATCAACGATCTTTCCAAACGTGTCCTCAAGGGCGACCGGCTGCTCGAGATAGCGCTCCGGTGAGGCATTGAACAGCTGGAACTTCTGCCCGGTGATCGTCTCATCGGCCCTCACCATGAGCGAGCTCACACATACAAGGGCGACTGCGAGCACCAACGCATTCCTCTTCATACCGACCTCCTCTGTTAAAATGACAGACACCCAAGAGCGAATGACAAATACCAAATGACAAATACCAAAAATCAAATGACAGAGACAAAACAGCTCAAACCGGCACTCATACTACCATACTTTTAATCACTAGAGATTGAAAATTCAATGTAAGGCCTCAGTCACAGAGGAAATAAGGAGGATATCCACCGATTTCACGGATTTTATTGAAAAAATTTTGTGGCTGTTCTGTTAATCCGTGCTCATCCGTGTCAATCCGTGGATAAAAATCACTATTTACATAGATTCATTACCCACAGTAACCGACCATTATTATTCAATAGGGGAGTGCGAACGTGGCGCACAGGGCGGCAACCTCGCCCTTCACCGACGCGATCACACGCTCATCGCCCGTATCGCGCACCACACGCGCAATCATGTGGGCGATGAGCTTCATCTCTTCTTCTCTCATGCCGCGCGTCGTCACCGCGGGCGTTCCGAGGCGGATGCCGCTGGTGACGAACGGCTTCTGCCGGTCGAATGGAATCATGTTCTTATTGACTGTTATCCCCGCGGCGTGGAGCGCCAGCGCGGCGTCTTTCCCCGTGATGCCCTGCGGCGTCAGATCAACGAGCATGAGGTGGTTATCCGTTCCCCCCGAGACGAGCCTGAACCCCTGTGCCGCGAGCTCGCCTGCGAGCGCGGCGGCGTTCCTGATGATCCGCTTCTGATAGGCGATAAATTCCTCCCCCTGCGCCTCCCTGAGCGCGACTGCCTTCGCGGCGATCACGTGCATGAGGGGGCCGCCCTGCATGCCGGGGAAGACAGCCTTGTCGAGCTCTTTCGCAAACTTCTGCCGGCAGAGGATGAGGCCGCCGCGTGGCCCGCGGAGCGTCTTGTGGGTTGTGGTGGTCACAAAATCGGCGTGGGGGACCGGCGACGGATGACACCCCGCCGCCACGAGCCCCGCGACATGGGCCATGTCAACCATGAGGAGACACCCCGCCCCTCGCGCGATGTGAGCGAAGCGCTCGTAGTCAATGAGCCTGGGGTACGCGCTCGCGCCCGCGATGATCAGCTTCGGTTTCGCATGCGCGGCCTTCCGCTCGACATCCTCATAGTCAATGAGCTCTGTGTCGCGGCGCACGCCGTAGGAAAATACCTTGTAGAGCTTGCCGGAAAAGTTGACCGGGCTCCCCATGGAGAGATGCCCTCCGTGGGCGAGATCCATGGAGAGAATCGCATCGCCCGGAGAGAGGATGGTGAAATAGACGGCCATGTTGGCCTGGGTGCCTGAGTGAGGCTGGACATTGGCGTGCTCTGCGTGAAAAAGCTCGCGCGCCCGCGCGATTGCCAGCTCCTCGACCCGGTCCACGTTCTCGCACCCGTCGTAGTAGCGCCTGGCGGGGTAACCCTCGGCGTACTTGTTGGTCATTACCGATCCGGTCGCCTCGAGCACCGCGGGACTCGTAAAATTCTCCGAGGCGATGAGCTCTATCTCCGACGACTGCCTCTGCATCTCCCGCTCGATCGCGCTGCACACCTCCGGATCAGTTGTTTTTAGATGGTTCAGATGCAATTTTGTCATTTGAATTTTGTCATTTGTCATTTCTTTTCCAGTCTCTTTATTTTTTCCACGCGCCTCCCGTGCCGGCCGCCCTCGAATGCGGTGCGCAGCCAGACATCCAGGATGCGGCACGCGCGCGCCGGCGGCGTGCGGCCCCCGGAGAGCACGAGCACGTTCGCATCATTATGCCGTCTGCTCAATTCGGCCATCTCCTCATCGAGGCAGAGCGCTGCGCGCACGCCTGCTATCTTGTTGCCCACCATGCTCATGCCGATTCCGCTCCTGCAGATGAGCACCCCGCTCCCGCACTTCCCTGTCGCGACCGCGCGGGCCGCAGGGGCGCCGTAGTCAGGATAGTCCACTGCATCAGCCCTGTCACAGCCCAGGTCATCCACCTCATGGCCCAGGGACATGAGGTACTTTTTTACCGCTTCTTTCAACTCATAGCCGCCGTGATCAGAGCCCAGTGAGATTCTCATAAAAGCGACCGTTTCCCATTCCCATTCCTTCGCCGCAACATATCCCCTGAGGGACCGTCGTTCCTCAGTCCGCCCCACACGCGCACCCGAGGAACGCCTCCAACTCATCCCTCGTGACAACCCCCTCGCGGACAAGGCGCGGCGCCGGCCCGCTCAGATCGACGATGGTGGACTCCCCCCGGCAACGCGTCACCCCTCCCTTCAAAACGATGTCAGCGAGGCCGTCCATCGCCATCACCGCTTCTCCTCCACTCATCGGGGAGGCGCCGCCGCTCCTGTTTGCGCTCGTGGCGACGACCGGGACCCCGGATGTCTCGATCAACGCGAGGGCATTCTCTTCATCAGGGAACCTGAATCCCACGCGCCCCCCGCCCACGTACCGCGCCAGGAGTATGGTGAGAGGGCCCGGCCAGAAGCGCTCCATTACCCTCTCGGCAATTAGGGCGACCTCAACATCGTACCTGAGCATCCCCAGCCTCGAGGAGAGGTAGCACGCGAGGGGCTTGTTCCACGGACGGCCCTTGATCTCGTAGAGACGCTTCACCGCCGATCTGTCCGATGCGTTGCACCCGGCGCCATACACCGTCTCGGTCGGGAATACGACGATCTTTCCCTCCGCGAGCGCCCGCGCGGCCTGTTCGATACGGCTGCGATCTTCGGGCCCTCCGGTGAGCTCAAGTATCTTTGTCCGAACCATCATATTTTTCACCACAGACCTGCCTGCCGGCAGGCAGGGGCACGGAGCGCACAGAGTGGAGGAAAAACCCTTCAGTGTCTTCAGCGGATTCAGTGGTAAAAACTCTTAACCACTGAAGACACTGAAACCACTGAAAATCTATTATGTTTCTCCGTGTCCTCCGTGTCTCCGTGGTGGATCTTTTTAGCGGGTAGTTAATGTTTGAAACATCTCATCCCCGTGAATACCATCGCCACTCCCAGCTCGTTACAGGCGGCGATAATCTCTCCATCCATTTTCGAACCGCCCGGCTGCACGATTGTTTTGACGCCGGCGCGGGCGAGCTCATCAATCGCATCCCTGAACGTGAAGAATCCGTCAGACGCGGCGACGCATCCCTCGACCGGTTTTTTCGCCTTATAGACGGCGAGCCTGGCCGCATCCACGCGGCTCATCTGTCCAGCCCCTATCCCCACCGTTTCTTCTTCGGAAGCGATCACGATCGCGTTGGAGCGCACGTGTTTCACCACCGTCCACGCAAAAAACACCGCTGCGGCCTCCGCGGCTGAGGGCTTCGCCTCTGTCACCTGGGTGATATCCCCCAGCCCGATGGTACCGAGATCCCGCTCCTGGAGGAGCATGCCCCCGGTGATCGAGCGCATCTCGCGCCCGCCCGCCCTCGTGCCCCCCCCGCTCAGCCACGCGGAAAAAGACGGCACCTCGAGAATGCGAAGATTCCTTTTCGCCTTCAGGGCCTCAAGGGCGGCGCCAGTGAAGGCGGGGGCAATCACACATTCAATAAACGACGCGGAGAGCTCCGCGGCGACGTCCTCGTCCACCGCCGCGTTGAACCCGGCGATCCCCCCGTAGGCCGACTCCTGATCAGTTGCCCTCGCCCTCCGGTACGCCTCAACCGGCGCATCGGCCACGGCAACGCCGCACGGGTTCGCATGCTTGACAATGGCGCACGCGGGTCTGCGAAACTCTTTCACAATCTCAAATGCGGTGTCCAGATCAATGTAATTATTGAACGAGAGCGCCTTTCCGCTCAAAAGAACACTCTCCACCACCGATGGCTCACCGCACTCCATGGCCCTGTACACGGCCGCGCGCTGGTGCGGATTCTCACCGTAGCGCAACTCGCCGATCTTATTGAGATCGAGTCTGAGCTCCACCGGCATCACATCGGCAGCGGGCGCAACGAACGCGTAGAGCGTGCGGTGATAGACGGCATCGCAACAGGCAACAGCCTCCAGGGCCTCACGGGCGAGGCGCGCCCGCAACCCTTCTGGAATGATGCCCGCGCCGCGCGCGAGCTCGTCAAGGACAAGCGTGTATCTGGCGGGATTACAGACGACGATCACATCGCGGAAATTCTTGGCTGCGGCGCGCAGGAGGGCATGCCCGCCTATGTCCATCGTATCCATGAACTCGCTCAGATCGGTCACCCCCTCTCCCTGCGCCATGGTGAGGTTGACCGCCACCAGATCAATGTAGTCCCAGCCGAGATGTTCCATCTCGAGCCGGTGAGCCTCGCTCTCTCGCGACGCGAGGATTCCGGCGTGAATTTTCGGATGGAGCGTTTTTACCCGCCCGCCCAGCGCCTCGGCCTGACCCGTGAACGCTGCCACATCGGTCACGGGGATTCCCGCCTTGCGCAACTGCTCCGCAGTTCCGCCTGTTGATATGATTCTGATACCCAGGTTGCTGAGGCCGCGGGCGAAATCCGCTACCCCCTTCTTGTCATGAACGCTGATAAGGGCACAGCGCGCCTGACGCATATGTCCTTCCCCTCCTCACTTCGAAGGCCCAGTCAGGCGAGAGCGACCATCGTCCGTAAAGAGGGTATCCGTGAAGAGGATGCCCTCCGCGGTTTGTCCCTGGTTCTTGACCACCGACTTTCCCAACCTCCCCACCCTGCACCCGCAGCAAGACACTGCCCACGCGAGCAGGCACACAATCGCAAGATTCCTCATCGTGTTTCGTCTCCTCCCCCACCCAGACACAACAAGAACGCCCTCATTGTATAACGATTGTACTCCATTGTAAACCAGGTTACAGATACCCACACGCGATCAGATCTGCGATTGGTAATCTGCTCGTGGTTCTAGAATCGACAACTGCCGGATTGCCTCGGGGAAGGCAAGGGTCCTGTGGGGAGCCCTACGGCAGCACATCCACAGTCGCCGATGAGGGATTGTGGATCCAGCTCGAAGCATTGCGGGGATCACCCCCGGGCGTGACAATGGCTGCGTAAATCGTATAGCGGCCGGGAGCCATATTCGCCAGGAGCACACCGGGGATGAGGGACCCTTTCATATCAACCGCGGCCATTCCTTTCACAAAAGGAGATTGCGCCGCCGCCACACGGTGCTCTGCCGTGATGAATTTCGCAGGTCCAATGGGCGGTATCACTACCAGGTAGGCGGTTCCGTAATTTGTGCTCATATCCGACCCCTGGAGGAGTGAGAAGTTTAACGACAACGTGTTCCCGCGCCGGAGCGACGGGGGATTTGCTGAAATGGCGAGCTGGGGATGCCTCGTCCTCCCCGTGAGCGCCGCGTAGGCATTGATCCTCCCGCTGCCGTACCAGATGCTCTGCCCCGCCAGGTTGTACCGCGCGCCCTGAAGATCAACGCGGTCAGCAGTGCTCCTCAGCCGCTGCATCACCTCTGCCCTGGTGAGGTCAGGCTCGCTCGAAAGGAGGAGCGCTGCGATCCCGGCAGCCAAGGGAGCGGCGGATGAGGTGCCGCCAAACTCACTGGTATAGTTCCCCGCCGCATCTCCAAACAGAGGCCCTCCCTGGTTGTAACCCTCCACACCCATATAATCGGTCGTCCAGATACCGGAGGTCCTTCCTCCATTCGATGGCGCGCACAGGTCAAGTTCGGGACCATAGTCGCTGTAGTACGCCTTCCGCCCCTGGTCGGTGCACGCCCCGACCGCCATGACCTTTTCATAAGACGCGTAGCCGTCATAGCCAACAGGTTCATTCCCGTTTCCAGCGGCCCAGGATATGACACAGCCCTTCCCGCCGCGCCCGCTGTCGGCGGCGTAGTCAATGGCCTCCCTCACGATGTCCGGGAGCGGATAGATCATTTCGTCCCCCAGTATAAAGGGATTGCCGTCGGGCGGGCCCCAGCTGTTAGAGATGATCCAGGCGCCGTTGTCCACAGCGAAGCGTATGGCGCTCGCATCCTGCTCATCGCTCGTTGGCCCCGCGACCAGGCGTATCGGCATAATCCGGCAGGCTGGCGCGATTCCCGTTACGCCGATTCCGTTATTCCCATTTGCGGCCGCCACGCCGATCACTGCCGTCCCATGGCAATCCTCATTTTCGGCCACTGCGGTGGGATCGGCGTCATTATCGTAGAAATCATAGCCGGGGACAAACTTGTCACCCTGGAGGTCCTCATGGGTGAAATCCACCCCATCGTCAATGACCGCGATGATCACCTCCGGGCTGCCACGCGTCAGATCCCAGGCGGCGGTCGCCTGTACATCCTGCCCCGGGAGCGCTCCGCCCTGCCCCACGCTGAGGAGGTGCCACTGGTAAACACTATAGGGGTCGTTCGGGATGAAGCGTTTCTTCTTCTGCGAGATAAAGTTCGGATGGGCAAATACCGCGTCCCCGTTCTCAACGTACGCATTCGCAAGGTCGAGCGCAGCCAACTCCTTCGTCGCCTCAGCCCTGAGAACAAAGGTGCGAGGCGACACCTTCCTGAGAATGACGGCTCCATAGCGCCTGTTGATCCTCTCTATCTCATCCTTCCCAAGATCGGGTGGGAAACACACGATAAACTCATCCGTCACCACGAGGGGCTCGCCGCCGCCATAATCAAAAACGGGATTCACGAAGGAACGCGGGCGAGTCGCCGTGGCACGGGCCGCGAGCGCGTCTCGCGCCTCGCGCGACCCTACAATCCGGACGGCATGCCTCTCCCATCCATTGAGCTGTGAACGCGCGCGATCCACGGTAGCAGCACGACCGCTGCCTGCGATCGGCGCGCGCACGACCCAGACGTTCTCGAGGCGCGTGAGCGGATGTTTTCCACCGGAGGAGTAGAAATAATCGCCCGCGGCGCACGTCGCGCAGTGCAGGAAAATGATCTGTGCCCCTAGGAAGAGAGGCAAGAAATACGGGAGATACGCCCTGTGTTTATCGTACATTGTAATAATATTATAGCACATTATGCGAATTTTTCAAGCGAAAAGCCGTTGCCGGGTAAAGACCCTCACAGGGGAGGGATCCCCCCTTACGGGGCTGCGGCTGAAGTCCCGGCTACGTGATACGATGGTTAAACGTGCGCACATTTTAATACATGACAGAAAAAGAGAGGACCGCCCTCGTGGAGCAGTCCTCCATCAATTTTCCGGTTCTGATGCAGCGCCTTATTTCAGATAATTTTTATTTGCACCAGGCTTTTTCGTGAAACGGCATTTCGCCTCCACGCACTCCTCGGTCATGTTGAGACACTCGATGGGGTGCCAATTGACGTTCGGGTTCCCGCTTTCTCGGATACCTTCATAGTTCACTTTCACATCCTGATTCTTGAATGTGCACATCTTCTTATGGAATCTCTGCACAACCTGCATGGTCTGTCTCTCCCTTCCCGGGACCAGCGAGCCATGGCACCCATGCCGCGCTGCCCCTCAGTGACTCACCGATGCACCGGTCTCGAGTGCCGCGCCTCGTACTTGACACAGATGCAACCGGTGCTCCAAGCACCATACTACCATACGCACTCGCATGATGCATCAGTGCACCTTCCTCACGATAGGGCGGGCACGCCCCACGAACTATCCTCTCAGCCAGATGGCGCGGGTGGCACGAGTGCCTTTTTCATCGGATAGGCTTTTATGACATCAAGGAAAAGGAATGGTTCTCCGTCCGCGCAGTAACCATTTCTTTTATAAAATGGGACTGCGGTGGCGGTGCTCCCGAGCTTGAGCTCCCTCAAGCCAAGGCGCGCCGCTTCCCTCTCGAGGGCGAGGAGGAGGGTCTTCCCCACTCCCCTATGGAGCACCTCCGGAAGGACATAGCACGCGAGGATATCGCCCCTGCGGTGCAACCCTCCCAGCCCAACGATCTTGCCTGACGCCTCGGTGGCAATGAGGCACACGATATCCCTGTCAGCGAGCAGCGCGCGCACCCGCTCGACGGTCTTCGTTGAGCACCATCTGTCGAGCAACTCCCGGTCGTTCCCGTAGTCGGGCCCGCAGATCTCACTGATCGAGCGCAGCCAGACCGCTCGCATCTGCTCCGCATCATCAGGCCCCGCAACCCTCAGGAAAAACATCCCGGTAATCTCCCGTATATGTAACGTATAGATAGTGCTGAAAGTTCAAAAACGTCTTCGAGTATTTTCGCTTTGTATATAACCACTTGTCTTCAGGAAAGCATATTCCCCACGGTTATAGCCCTTCCTCAATCTTTATCTCATTCGTCCGGCCTAATTGTTCCAGTATTTGAATCAGGTGGCGATATACTTCGGCATTGCTTTCGCTTAATCCCCGCTGGACTGCCAGAAAGGCCTCAGCATTTCCTCTATAGCGCGAGTTCTCGAGGAGGTCCAACTCCTGATACTCGCCCCTGGCCGCGACAAACAGCTCGAGCATCAGCGCTTCATCTGCCGGGCTTTGAAACGTGCTCCATATTCGTCCAATAATCAGCGGTCTCGCCCTTGCGTCTGACTTTCAAAAGACCGCTGAATATCGCCGTGTCCGTTGTGAAGACTTCCTCGCCCGCGCTGAAGGTTGTACACCGTCAAGATACAACGCCCTCAGCTAGTGCGCGATTGAACGTATCACGGTCTCCGTCTCGTGCATATCCGAGTAGCTTCGAGTAGTAGTCCTTGGTGATGCTCCTGCCGGATGCTGATGTGGCTTTAGGATGCTGGGAATCAAGAAGCCCGCAACTGTTAATTCCAGCTTGCTGACGATCTTTTTCTTTTGCTTCTACATCCCTATCCCAATCCCAACGATTTATCTTTTTTATCTGTTTCCATGGTATCTCCTTGCGTGTCTTGCCATTCCAGAGGATTATAACACTATCATCTGACTCCTTGATAATCTTACCGTTATAGTTAAAATTTCTGGTAAAGACAGTGTCAGCAAGGGCGAAACTAGCCATTAGGGATAATCCGAGAATAGATAAGAACGCTCCCATTAGTGCTGGTTTCATGCTCTGTATCCTCCAGAGGGAGCCATGCTCTTGATACTCGCCAGGATGAGCCTCACAGTTTCGTAGTTATAGTCACTGTCCCCTGCCATAAGCAACCCGGGATTGCGTTTTGTAATCTGGGCTGCGCCGCGGCGGGAACAAGTCCCACGATGAAAAGATATTGCCCGGTCAATCCGCTGGGGACATAGACTGCATATAGTCTCCGCTGGAATGGTTCCCAAAGGCCCGGTACATCCTTATAAAGAGGTATCAAACCTGTCCGCAGAAAGCGCGGATTTTCGAGGTTGAACGAGTAAATCTGTCCCCCTGGGGCGATTATCACCCCGTAAGTATCAAAAGTGTCAAGCAGCGGCTGTACTATCACGTCAATCGTAAAAAGCTCCCCCGGCGATGGCGTAGTGCTGTTCAAAATCACGACTAGGAGCGGCGTCGGAGTTACCGTTGGTGTTCTGGTCGGAGTAATTGTCAGGGTTATAATCGGCGTCGGCGTGCACGTAGGTGTTGTCGTCGGAGTATTCGTAATCGTCGGCATATCTGTAGGCGTCATCGTCGGCGTTGGAGTCTCCATCGGTGTCTCTGTCGGAGTTTCTGTCACCGTTGGCGTCTCCGTAGGCGTCGGCGTGATCGTCGGAGTAGGCGTGCATGTTGCAGTAGGTCCCTGCTCGATGCAATACAAATTATAACCAGAGCCAACATAGATACACCCATCACTTCCGAGTGTGGGTGAGGAAGACATGTCTCCCCCGGCCGGATAAATCCAGCTGAGTGTACCATTTGAATTAAGAGCATATAGATTATAGTCATGAGAGCCGACATATACCATCCCGTCACTCCCCAACGCGGGAGAGGAATTTACACCATCCTGGGCCCGATAGCTCCAGTTGAGCGCGCCGTCCGAGCCAAACGCATAAAGTTTATTGTCAACAGAGCCTACGTATACCATCCCGTCACTCCCCAACGCGGGAGAGGAATACACCTCATCTTGCGTCCGATAGCTCCAATTGAGCGCGCCGTCCGAGCTAAACGCATAAAGTTTAGAGTCATAAGAACCAATATACACCCCCCCATCACTTCCAAGTGCGGGAGAGGAGTATACATAACCACCAGTCGGATACGTTCTGGCGAGTGTGCCGTTTGAGTTAAACGCATAGAGATACCAGTAATAAGCAGAGCCGATATACGCTCTCCCGTCACTCCCGATCGCGGGGGAGGAATACACAGACATATAATATGCAATCCGATAGCTCCAGTTGAACGCGCCGTCCGAGCTAAACGCGTAGAGATTATTATCCCAAGAGCCGACATACACCCTCCCGTCACTATCCAGTGCGGGGGAGGATATAACCCAATCTCCCGTCCTATAACTCCATGCGAGGCCTCCGGCTGAGCTGAAGGAGTAGAACTCATCATCAGCGAAGCTGACATATATCCTCCCATCTCTCCCCAACGCGGTAGAGGAGAGCACACCGCCACCAGTCCGATAGCTCCAGTTGAGCGCGCCGTTAGAATTAACCGCGTAGAGATTATTGTCACCCCCAACATACACCCTCCCGTCACTCCCAAGCGCGGGGGAGGAACCGCCTCCCGTCTCATAACTCCACGCGAGTCTGGGTATTGACAGCCCCGCGTATTCGCTCTGGCCTGTGTGCCGTGCATCGTGGTGAAACATCGGCCAGGGGGAATTGGCGAGCTGGGCGTAAGGTGCTGGGATGAGGAGGCAGAGCAGGATGAATGTTTGACTAACACCGCTAAGAATCCTGCATTTCATAACTCTCCCTCATGGTCTCTGCATCACGAATTCCATGTTGCCCGGGTCCACAAGGTGACGGCCATGTCAGATTGCTAGATCCATCTTTGCTGGTGTTACCCGTAATGTCTGGTGAATCCGGCAGAAGTTATAATACATAAAATAGAGAGCAACGGGAAGTGCCTGTTATATCGGCCAGCAGATATAC
Proteins encoded:
- a CDS encoding GNAT family N-acetyltransferase, translating into MFFLRVAGPDDAEQMRAVWLRSISEICGPDYGNDRELLDRWCSTKTVERVRALLADRDIVCLIATEASGKIVGLGGLHRRGDILACYVLPEVLHRGVGKTLLLALEREAARLGLRELKLGSTATAVPFYKRNGYCADGEPFLFLDVIKAYPMKKALVPPAPSG
- a CDS encoding PQQ-binding-like beta-propeller repeat protein, which gives rise to MKCRILSGVSQTFILLCLLIPAPYAQLANSPWPMFHHDARHTGQSEYAGLSIPRLAWSYETGGGSSPALGSDGRVYVGGDNNLYAVNSNGALNWSYRTGGGVLSSTALGRDGRIYVSFADDEFYSFSSAGGLAWSYRTGDWVISSPALDSDGRVYVGSWDNNLYAFSSDGAFNWSYRIAYYMSVYSSPAIGSDGRAYIGSAYYWYLYAFNSNGTLARTYPTGGYVYSSPALGSDGGVYIGSYDSKLYAFSSDGALNWSYRTQDEVYSSPALGSDGMVYVGSVDNKLYAFGSDGALNWSYRAQDGVNSSPALGSDGMVYVGSHDYNLYALNSNGTLSWIYPAGGDMSSSPTLGSDGCIYVGSGYNLYCIEQGPTATCTPTPTITPTPTETPTVTETPTETPMETPTPTMTPTDMPTITNTPTTTPTCTPTPIITLTITPTRTPTVTPTPLLVVILNSTTPSPGELFTIDVIVQPLLDTFDTYGVIIAPGGQIYSFNLENPRFLRTGLIPLYKDVPGLWEPFQRRLYAVYVPSGLTGQYLFIVGLVPAAAQPRLQNAIPGCLWQGTVTITTKL
- a CDS encoding S8 family serine peptidase, with the protein product MYDKHRAYLPYFLPLFLGAQIIFLHCATCAAGDYFYSSGGKHPLTRLENVWVVRAPIAGSGRAATVDRARSQLNGWERHAVRIVGSREARDALAARATATRPRSFVNPVFDYGGGEPLVVTDEFIVCFPPDLGKDEIERINRRYGAVILRKVSPRTFVLRAEATKELAALDLANAYVENGDAVFAHPNFISQKKKRFIPNDPYSVYQWHLLSVGQGGALPGQDVQATAAWDLTRGSPEVIIAVIDDGVDFTHEDLQGDKFVPGYDFYDNDADPTAVAENEDCHGTAVIGVAAANGNNGIGVTGIAPACRIMPIRLVAGPTSDEQDASAIRFAVDNGAWIISNSWGPPDGNPFILGDEMIYPLPDIVREAIDYAADSGRGGKGCVISWAAGNGNEPVGYDGYASYEKVMAVGACTDQGRKAYYSDYGPELDLCAPSNGGRTSGIWTTDYMGVEGYNQGGPLFGDAAGNYTSEFGGTSSAAPLAAGIAALLLSSEPDLTRAEVMQRLRSTADRVDLQGARYNLAGQSIWYGSGRINAYAALTGRTRHPQLAISANPPSLRRGNTLSLNFSLLQGSDMSTNYGTAYLVVIPPIGPAKFITAEHRVAAAQSPFVKGMAAVDMKGSLIPGVLLANMAPGRYTIYAAIVTPGGDPRNASSWIHNPSSATVDVLP